One Gadus chalcogrammus isolate NIFS_2021 chromosome 4, NIFS_Gcha_1.0, whole genome shotgun sequence DNA segment encodes these proteins:
- the btf3 gene encoding transcription factor BTF3 isoform X1 has product MFTMLCIWETSYLTRCEDLLITEMKDTIMNPEKLAKLQAQVRIGGKGSARRKKKVVHRTATADDKKLQFSLKKLGVNNISGIEEVNMFTNQGTVIHFNNPKVQASLAANTFTITGHAENKQLTEMLPSILNQLGADSLTSLRRLAEALPKQASDGNAPIAEVEEEDDDVPDLVENFDEASKDEAN; this is encoded by the exons ATGTTCACAATGCTGTGTATATGGGAAACATCTTACTTAACGCGTTGTGAGGATCTACTAATAACTGAG ATGAAAGACACGATCATGAATCCAGAAAAACTCGCCAAACTTCAGGCACAGGTTCGCATCGGCGGAAAG GGCAGTGCTCGCAGGAAGAAGAAGGTTGTGCACAGGACAGCGACCGCCGACGACAAGAAGCTGCAGTTCTCCTTAAAGAAGCTCGGCGTCAACAATATCTCCGGTATCGAAGAG GTTAACATGTTCACAAACCAGGGAACAGTGATCCACTTCAACAACCCCAAAGTCCAGGCATCCCTGGCGGCCAACACCTTCACCATCACCGGCCACGCGGAGAACAAGCAGCTGACAGAGATGCTGCCCAGCATCTTGAACCAGCTGGGCGCAGACAGCCTGACCAGCCTACGGAGACTAGCCGAGGCCCTCCCCAAACAAG CTTCAGATGGAAACGCACCAATCGCAGAagtagaggaggaagacgatgaCGTTCCAG ATCTGGTTGAGAACTTTGACGAAGCTTCAAAGGATGAGGCGAACTAG
- the btf3 gene encoding transcription factor BTF3 isoform X2, whose product MKDTIMNPEKLAKLQAQVRIGGKGSARRKKKVVHRTATADDKKLQFSLKKLGVNNISGIEEVNMFTNQGTVIHFNNPKVQASLAANTFTITGHAENKQLTEMLPSILNQLGADSLTSLRRLAEALPKQASDGNAPIAEVEEEDDDVPDLVENFDEASKDEAN is encoded by the exons ATGAAAGACACGATCATGAATCCAGAAAAACTCGCCAAACTTCAGGCACAGGTTCGCATCGGCGGAAAG GGCAGTGCTCGCAGGAAGAAGAAGGTTGTGCACAGGACAGCGACCGCCGACGACAAGAAGCTGCAGTTCTCCTTAAAGAAGCTCGGCGTCAACAATATCTCCGGTATCGAAGAG GTTAACATGTTCACAAACCAGGGAACAGTGATCCACTTCAACAACCCCAAAGTCCAGGCATCCCTGGCGGCCAACACCTTCACCATCACCGGCCACGCGGAGAACAAGCAGCTGACAGAGATGCTGCCCAGCATCTTGAACCAGCTGGGCGCAGACAGCCTGACCAGCCTACGGAGACTAGCCGAGGCCCTCCCCAAACAAG CTTCAGATGGAAACGCACCAATCGCAGAagtagaggaggaagacgatgaCGTTCCAG ATCTGGTTGAGAACTTTGACGAAGCTTCAAAGGATGAGGCGAACTAG
- the LOC130381132 gene encoding ankyrin repeat family A protein 2-like isoform X1 — MDALVSEEMEGICVMPDMTIKTEQTVGAMSEEAGTQNVAMGIKFILPNRFDMNVCSRFVKSLNEEDSKNIQDQVNSDLEVASVLFKAECNIQTSPSPGIHVRHVYTPSTTKHFSPIKQSTTLTNKHRGNEVSSTPLLVHSLSIHQLAAQGEMVFLASRIEQETVINLQDEEGFTPLMWAAAHGQIAVVEFLLQNGADPNLLAKGRESALSLACSKGYTDIVKMLIDCGVDVNEYDWNGGAPLLYAVHGNHVRCVEILLESGSDPTMESDSGFNAMDMAVAMGHRNDLSPSVQQVMEAHLLKLLVAIRE, encoded by the exons ATGGACGCCCTGGTCTCTGAAGAAATGGAGGGGATCTGCGTGATGCCAGACATGACCATCAAGACCGAGCAGACGGTGGGCGCGATGTCAGAGGAGGCTGGTACCCAGAACGTTGCCATGGGGATCAAGTTCATCCTCCCCAACCGCTTTGACATGAACGTCTGCTCGAGGTTCGTCAAGTCCCTCAACGAGGAGGACAGCAAGAACATACAGGACCAGGTCAACTCTGATCTGGAGGTTGCTTCTGTTTTGTTCAAAG CGGAGTGTAACATCCAGACCTCCCCATCACCTGGGATACACGTGCGCCATGTTTACACCCCGTCCACCACCAAGCACTTCTCCCCCATCAAGCAGtccaccacactcaccaacaagCATCGTGGCAACGAGGTGTCTTCTACCCCTCTACTGGTGCACT CATTATCGATCCATCAACTGGCTGCACAAGGAGAAATGGTGTTTCTAGCGAGCAGAATCGAACAAG AGACTGTGATAAACCTACAGGATGAAGAAGGCTTCACGCCCCTCATGTGGGCCGCTGCACACGGACAAATAGCTGTTGTTGAATTCCTGCTCCAAAAC GGTGCGGACCCCAACCTCTTGGCTAAAGGGCGTGAAAGCGCACTGTCTCTGGCCTGCAGCAAGGGCTACACGGACATCGTGAAAATGCTCATCGACTGTGGGGTGGACGTCAACGAATACGATTGG AACGGTGGTGCCCCTCTGCTCTACGCAGTTCACGGGAACCACGTCCGCTGTGTGGAGATCCTACTGG AAAGTGGCTCGGACCCCACCATGGAGTCTGATTCAGGATTCAATGCCATGGATATGGCCGTGGCTATGGGCCATAGGAATG ATCTTTCTCCATCAGTTCAACAGGTGATGGAAGCCCATTTACTGAAGCTACTGGTGGCGATCAGAGAGTGA
- the LOC130381132 gene encoding ankyrin repeat family A protein 2-like isoform X2, whose translation MDALVSEEMEGICVMPDMTIKTEQTVGAMSEEAGTQNVAMGIKFILPNRFDMNVCSRFVKSLNEEDSKNIQDQVNSDLEVASVLFKAECNIQTSPSPGIHVRHVYTPSTTKHFSPIKQSTTLTNKHRGNEVSSTPLLVHSLSIHQLAAQGEMVFLASRIEQETVINLQDEEGFTPLMWAAAHGQIAVVEFLLQNGADPNLLAKGRESALSLACSKGYTDIVKMLIDCGVDVNEYDWNGGAPLLYAVHGNHVRCVEILLESGSDPTMESDSGFNAMDMAVAMGHRNVQQVMEAHLLKLLVAIRE comes from the exons ATGGACGCCCTGGTCTCTGAAGAAATGGAGGGGATCTGCGTGATGCCAGACATGACCATCAAGACCGAGCAGACGGTGGGCGCGATGTCAGAGGAGGCTGGTACCCAGAACGTTGCCATGGGGATCAAGTTCATCCTCCCCAACCGCTTTGACATGAACGTCTGCTCGAGGTTCGTCAAGTCCCTCAACGAGGAGGACAGCAAGAACATACAGGACCAGGTCAACTCTGATCTGGAGGTTGCTTCTGTTTTGTTCAAAG CGGAGTGTAACATCCAGACCTCCCCATCACCTGGGATACACGTGCGCCATGTTTACACCCCGTCCACCACCAAGCACTTCTCCCCCATCAAGCAGtccaccacactcaccaacaagCATCGTGGCAACGAGGTGTCTTCTACCCCTCTACTGGTGCACT CATTATCGATCCATCAACTGGCTGCACAAGGAGAAATGGTGTTTCTAGCGAGCAGAATCGAACAAG AGACTGTGATAAACCTACAGGATGAAGAAGGCTTCACGCCCCTCATGTGGGCCGCTGCACACGGACAAATAGCTGTTGTTGAATTCCTGCTCCAAAAC GGTGCGGACCCCAACCTCTTGGCTAAAGGGCGTGAAAGCGCACTGTCTCTGGCCTGCAGCAAGGGCTACACGGACATCGTGAAAATGCTCATCGACTGTGGGGTGGACGTCAACGAATACGATTGG AACGGTGGTGCCCCTCTGCTCTACGCAGTTCACGGGAACCACGTCCGCTGTGTGGAGATCCTACTGG AAAGTGGCTCGGACCCCACCATGGAGTCTGATTCAGGATTCAATGCCATGGATATGGCCGTGGCTATGGGCCATAGGAATG TTCAACAGGTGATGGAAGCCCATTTACTGAAGCTACTGGTGGCGATCAGAGAGTGA